The Leptospira ryugenii genome includes the window ATCTTCTTTGGCCTTTGCTAGATCGCCTCCCGGCTACTCTACATCGGCTGTTTTTCCATTGTTGGAAAGTACCTTATGTCGGCAAGTGAATTTTTGAAAAAAATTCGAAGTTCTTTTTTCTGAAATGGAAAAATAGTGTGAGCAATTCTGGATTTCTCTTGTTTCCCTTTGCATTGCAAAGGTGGTCCTATGCTCGGAAGGTTCCTCGGAAATATATCCTCTTTCCTAATATTACAAATGGTATGTCTGGTTTTCTCTGCAATGTGTTCACTGCAGGGAGAGACTAGGTATTCTTCTGAGACAGAGCGCTACGGACTCCTGAAACAAAGAGCTGCTATTGGCACAGAATACTTTACTTTGTTAGTCGGTGGCCAGTATCGCTCCTCGAATCTGATCATTCAATCACCCGTTGGATCACATTTGCGAATGCCAGACGAGGAAAGAAATGAATCTAAGTGGTTTGTAGATGTAAAATCGAAAGATTTCCATTTTGGAGAAGTATGGGGCAGTTTTCTATTGGTTCAATCATTTAACTTTGAATTGCAAAAACAAACAGTCCAAAGTTCCTTTCTAGATACATTTAGAAGTGGAAATACGGTTTACGGGTCAAACAGACAAGTTCAAAACTTGGGAACAGAAGTCACTGGTCACATAACAAATATTATGCCTGTATTTTATGTAGGAGATAGAGAAAAAGAATTTTTTCGAATAGGGTTTGGCTTTGGACCTAGTCTTGTGAAAATGAAAGGAAATCCAGATTTTTTCAATGGGAATAGCGAAGAAGCTCCTCTACTCGCTCTACAAGGAGCTGGCACAACACAAGAAAAGATAGATCGTTTTGGCGATCTTGCCCTCCTGCGAAATGGCAAACCAGAAACTGATCCTATCAATGTGTATTTACTCTCAAGATTGTCCGAAGGCAACAATTTAGAACTTTTTGGTCTATACCAATATAGTAAAGGCAATCTAGATTTAGGCCGACTCAATGGATTTACTTACTACCTTTTGTCTCAAAATAGTGAAGCAAATTTAACACCGCTACAGATTGTTTCTTTGATGAACGTTGCTAGAAGTGATCTGAAGTTAAAAGAAAAATATGTTTCTAGTTTTTATTTATTTTTCGAGATTCCATTTTATGATGTCACCTTTCGGTTTGGATATGGTGGACCATTGTATTACCAAGAAAACTACCGTGTGCGATTCCATAACATTGATCTTTCTCTTTATATTCCGATAGACTTCTGAAGCGAAGTGAAGAGTTCAAGCTTTCTGTGTAAGGCTTAACAAAATGTTTGCATACCAAGCGCAATTTAGATTCAGATGGTCATCTTCAATTTTATCACGATTGATCATATCCATACGTGAGGTATGTATCCCTATGAGTTGCCAATCATAGTCAACTTTTACTACGACGGGTGCACCACTAGATCCTCGGTGCATTTGAGCATCTGTTAAAAAATAACCAAAACCTTGGAACCGTATGCCAAAGGAAGAAGCAATCAAGGCATGCCTAGCAACGGGTAATCTATGTAAAGTGTCATAAAACCCTAAAGGAAATCCAACAATAAGAGCTGAAGTCCCTACCTCAACATCATCCTCAGGGCCCAACATCTGGTCGATATGAAAGGCTTCAAAAAAAGCCTGTTCGCCTAACGCATGGCGATCCAATTCAATCGCGCAAACATCTACCCTTCCCCCGGAATCATAAGCTTCTCTCCACAAGGGTTGACCATCTCTATATAAAGGAATAGAAAAATCTGTAGTGACAGTAATATTCTCAGGGTCTATGTGTAAGTTGATCACTAAATTGTTTGGTCGATGCTCCGTTAATTCATCCAAAACTACATGACGTGCAGTGATAAGATACAATCTGTTCTCACGAACAAAAAAGAACCCTGTAGCCTTTGTTAATTCTTGGGATCCAAATTTGGTAGTAACTGGTGTGACGGAGAGTAAAAGAGGTTCTATCAATGTCGTAAGCTTATTTGGTATACTTTTTTCCTTTTGCATTTATTGGCAAGGATTGTTAGACCTATTTTCCGTCCCGAACCAAGCGTATAAATCTAAACAGAGAAGAAAAAAACGATTTGAGAAGAGGCAGATTCGAGATTCGAATCAAACGAAAGATGAGATCCAGGCTCTCATCAACAACCTGTACAGTTCGTTCCCTTTTTAGTTCTGACTTAAATACCCAAAAATAGATAATTCCTAATTGGTAGAGCCAAATCAACTCGGGAAGATTCACTGAAATCTCTTTGGAAAGCTTTTGATTGGAGGATTCCATGGCATATCGTATCATGCCTATCGCCTCCTCTCGTAGATGGGCAGTTTCAGGACTAAAAGGGGAGAGCCTGTGCCTAGGGTCTCCAGCACGACTTGCTAATACAGACACAAGGTTTTGGTAGTTGGAAAAATAATCGATTCTCGAGAGGATGATATTTCGAATTCGTAATTTTAAGTCTTTTGTGGAATTACAAAACTCTTCATTATTAGTCTTAGCGTATTCTTGAGAAATTTCATAGAAGTATAAAACGATATCCTCCTTTGTAGCAAAATAGTAGTAAGCACTCCCCAATGCAAGCCCTGCTTCCGAAGCAATCATCCGCATGGTGGCTTCCTCAAATCCAACCTCTTGGAACAGACGAATGGCCGTCCTATAGATCAGCTCTTTCGTCTTTTTTGATTTATCTGATTCTGTAACCAGGGAAGATGATTGCTTACTTTTTTTTGGCATATTAATTTTGTTGTGCGAGTTCCCTTTTTTGTAATGTCCTTTTTCTCAGTCTGCCCAAGAGATAGAGGTTAAAGAAATGCATAGCACCCAAAATGAGGATAACAAATCCGATCTTATTGCTGAGAATTTCTAGAGATTCCACTGCATCATTGGGCTTCATACCTATCTTCAAGGCAAGGGTGATATATCCCAAATTGACCAGATAAAACCCGACCACCAATAGATGGTTTACTGAATCTGCTAGTTCTTCGTTATGGAAGGCATCCACCAAAAAAAATCGACCGTTCTTTGAAAGTGTCCGCGCTACCCAGATTGTGATGGCTAAACTTAAGAGAATGTAGACGATATATATATAAATTGTGATCTTTGATTTTCCACCAGTCTGAGAGCTTGCACCCTTATTTGAAAGTAAGTTCTTTATCTCCTCATTGCCACTAGCAAAGGCTAAATCCAAGGCAGTCTCTCCATGGCGGTCAACTAGGTTTAGATCTGGGTTGTACTGAAGAAATAAATCCAATATTTCCTTTCTTTGGTGAATCACTGCTAGGTGAAGTGGAGAATTTCCGTAGAGATCGGTCTTTCCAATGACATCTGCACTCTGGTTATTTAGAATGTATGACACAAGCTCATCCTCTCCTCTCTCCACTGCGTAGTGTAAAGAGTTTCTCCCCAAAGAATTGGTCTGGTAGAGATCAACGACTTCTGCTCGTTTGATTCGCTCTTTTATACAAGGAAGGTTTTCCACCGCACAGACCGTTCCCAATCCCCCTTCCGCAAAGAGGGGAAAAGTTATGAGCGATGCAAACAAAACTCCAAATATTCTTGGTTTCATATAAACTCCTATTTTTTGAACATGTTCAATTTTTAAGCCAGAAATTGATTTGCCAAGCATTTTTTTGAACGTGTTCAATTAATTGGGAGATTTTTTATCCCAGATTTCCTGAACTCCCTACTCCTTCACCTTCGCTACGGATGAACAAAGAGTGGGTAGACCAAGGAAACGTTGGTAAGAGAAACTAATTTGTCTCTTCGCCAGGATTGACAAGAACCAACTTTGTGACTTCAGAAGGAGAGCCTATCCGAAGAGGAGGCCCCCAATAGCCAGTCCCACGGCTCACGTAGATCCACATCCCTTTGTAGTGGTGAAGCCCTGCGACAAATTTTTGGAAGAGATAGATCAGTAAATTGCCAGGAAAATACTGCCCTCCATGGGTATGGCCAGAGATTTGTAGGTGGTAACCATACTTTACTGCTTCGAGTGCGCTGTTGGGTTGGTGTGCCAGTAGGACTTTTAGGTCTGCCTGTTCTCCTCCTCGTATCGCTGCCCCAGGGTCTGTGCTATGTGTCTTGATTAGATTACCTGCCTTCAGATCTGTAACTCCCGCCATACATAGATTAGCTGAATTTATCTTAAGTTGGCGGTTTTCGTTTAGTAGAACTTGGATGCCTAGGTTTTGCAGTTCATTTAACCAAGGCATCACACCCGAATAGTATTCATGGTTTCCTGTCACATAAAAGACGCCATACTTTGCTTGGATTTCGCGTAAGGGTTGGATATGCTCTTTGAATTGAGAGGCAGGGCCATCTACTAAATCCCCTGTGATAACAACACAATCTGGCTGAAGGCGATTGATACGCTTCACCACTTTCTTTATAAACCTTGATTGGATGGTCGGGCCAACGTGGACATCGGATATTTGCACGATACTAAATCCGAAAAGATCAGGGTGTAGGTTTTGGATGGGAACTTTTACAGTTAAGCTTCGTAGTCGAACATGTGTTTGTAGAAACCCATAGGCCGTTAATAGAATTGAAGTGAGAACTGCTGAAAGCGACAATAGATGTGGAAGATATTGACTCTCCTCTGGCGGAACGTAACCGAGTTTCGCTAGGGAAGGTTTCAACCAAACGATGAGATCTGGGATCAGATGAGGAAGTAGTAAAAGCAGGAAGTCATTGGCTAAGACCAAGGAAAAGAGGATGGTGAAATACCCTAAACCTAAAAAGGCTAAAAAGGAAAATACAGAACGGATTTTTGTTTTGGTCGTCCACTGACTGATGAAATAGGAGACTGGAACAAGCAATACCAAAAGAACTACCAATGTCCAAAAAAGAATCAGAAAATTTCCAGTAATGTTTAGGCCTTCTACGAGTCGGATGCCTGTATAGGTGTAAGCCGATCCTAAAATCAAAGTGAAGATCGATAAAAATTGAATAAAAGATCTCATATGTCCATACTTTCCTTGCCATAGCTTAGACTCTATCCATTCTTTGCTCAGAAGAAATACAGAGATGAGCCACGAACCTATCAAAACAAAATCCGATGTCATCCTTATCGGCGCGGGAATCATGAGTGCAACACTTGGGATTCTTTTGAAAGAACTTGAACCAGATTTAACCATCACCGTTTTAGAAAGGTTAGATGCTGCTGCTCGTGAGAGTTCCAATGCATGGAACAACGCAGGCACTGGACATTCTGCTTTCTGTGAATTGAATTACACGATCGAAACAGAAGACGGTTCCATTGATACAAAAAAAGCAAAGAACATAGCATCTCAGTATGAAATTTCTCGCGAATTCTGGTCTTATTTGGTCGAAGACATCCAAGTCTTACCTGCCAAAGATTTCATACACTCAGTTCCGCACTATAGTTTTGTTTGGGGGGAGGAGAATGTATCTTTTCTAAAAAAAAGGTACGAAGCCTTACGTAAAGAACCACTTTTCCAAGCCATTCAATATTCTGAAGATCCAAATGTTTTATCAGAGTGGATGCCTCTCGTAATGTCAGGCAGAGACCCAAAACAACGAGTTGCTGGTACAAAAATGGAACTAGGAACAGATGTTGATTTTGGTACGCTTACCCGATCGATTTTTAAGTATCTTGAATCACTTCCCGGCGTAACCATCAGTTACTATGAACATGTGAAGGATTTGGAGCGAGAAAAGAATGGTCTGTGGAATCTAACAGCCACCAATTATTTAAGCCATGAGACAGAACACCATGAAGCAAATTTTGTTTTTATTGGTGCTGGTGGTGGTTCACTTCCTTTATTAGAAAAATCAGATATTCCCGAAGCAGAAGGATTCGGTGGTTTTCCCGTGAGTGGTCAATGGCTACGTTGCAAAAATCGCGAGGTCATTGAAAAACATTTCGCAAAGGTGTATGGGAAAGCAAATGTTGGCTCTCCTCCTATGTCCGTTCCACATCTGGATACACGCATTATGAATGGACAAAAGGAATTACTTTTTGGACCTTACGCTGGTTTTACGACAAAGTTTTTAAAAAAAGGTTCTTACTTTGATCTCGCCAAATCCCTAGAACTGGGCAATATCTTTCCGATGCTCTCTGCTGGTATGCACAACCTTCCCTTGACAAAGTATTTGATTGGCCAAGCTTTGCAATCCCATGAAGACCGTATCGAGGCCTTACGAGAATACCTACCAGAAGTAAAGAGCGAAGATTGGGAACTAGTCGTTGCCGGACAAAGGGTACAGATCATCAAGGCTGATGAAGAAGAAGGTGGAGTACTCGAATTTGGTACGGAAGTGGTCGCGGCATCCGATGGATCTTTGGCAGCCTTGTTAGGTGCTTCCCCTGGAGCTTCTACATCTGTTTCGATTATGTTGGAAGTTTTAGCAGATTGTTTTCCCCAAAAAATAAAAACCGAAACTTGGCAAAAAAAACTCAAGAAGATGATACCAAGTTTTGGAGAGAGTTTTATCGGAAATGAAAGTCTAGTGAAGGAAAGTAGAAAACGATCTGCTAAAGCGCTAGAGCTCATTGGATAAACAAAGCAGATAGATACCATTTGCAAAAGGGAAATGAGGTGGCCCTCATTTCCTCACGTTTTTTGTGCTTTCCGATTTCAGCTTTTCATTTATCAAGCCAGCTTTTTATTCCAGGAACCAAACATTCAGATAAGCATA containing:
- a CDS encoding S1 family peptidase, with the protein product MQKEKSIPNKLTTLIEPLLLSVTPVTTKFGSQELTKATGFFFVRENRLYLITARHVVLDELTEHRPNNLVINLHIDPENITVTTDFSIPLYRDGQPLWREAYDSGGRVDVCAIELDRHALGEQAFFEAFHIDQMLGPEDDVEVGTSALIVGFPLGFYDTLHRLPVARHALIASSFGIRFQGFGYFLTDAQMHRGSSGAPVVVKVDYDWQLIGIHTSRMDMINRDKIEDDHLNLNCAWYANILLSLTQKA
- a CDS encoding TetR/AcrR family transcriptional regulator — protein: MPKKSKQSSSLVTESDKSKKTKELIYRTAIRLFQEVGFEEATMRMIASEAGLALGSAYYYFATKEDIVLYFYEISQEYAKTNNEEFCNSTKDLKLRIRNIILSRIDYFSNYQNLVSVLASRAGDPRHRLSPFSPETAHLREEAIGMIRYAMESSNQKLSKEISVNLPELIWLYQLGIIYFWVFKSELKRERTVQVVDESLDLIFRLIRISNLPLLKSFFSSLFRFIRLVRDGK
- a CDS encoding ankyrin repeat domain-containing protein, whose amino-acid sequence is MKPRIFGVLFASLITFPLFAEGGLGTVCAVENLPCIKERIKRAEVVDLYQTNSLGRNSLHYAVERGEDELVSYILNNQSADVIGKTDLYGNSPLHLAVIHQRKEILDLFLQYNPDLNLVDRHGETALDLAFASGNEEIKNLLSNKGASSQTGGKSKITIYIYIVYILLSLAITIWVARTLSKNGRFFLVDAFHNEELADSVNHLLVVGFYLVNLGYITLALKIGMKPNDAVESLEILSNKIGFVILILGAMHFFNLYLLGRLRKRTLQKRELAQQN
- a CDS encoding metallophosphoesterase, with the translated sequence MRSFIQFLSIFTLILGSAYTYTGIRLVEGLNITGNFLILFWTLVVLLVLLVPVSYFISQWTTKTKIRSVFSFLAFLGLGYFTILFSLVLANDFLLLLLPHLIPDLIVWLKPSLAKLGYVPPEESQYLPHLLSLSAVLTSILLTAYGFLQTHVRLRSLTVKVPIQNLHPDLFGFSIVQISDVHVGPTIQSRFIKKVVKRINRLQPDCVVITGDLVDGPASQFKEHIQPLREIQAKYGVFYVTGNHEYYSGVMPWLNELQNLGIQVLLNENRQLKINSANLCMAGVTDLKAGNLIKTHSTDPGAAIRGGEQADLKVLLAHQPNSALEAVKYGYHLQISGHTHGGQYFPGNLLIYLFQKFVAGLHHYKGMWIYVSRGTGYWGPPLRIGSPSEVTKLVLVNPGEETN
- a CDS encoding malate:quinone oxidoreductase; its protein translation is MSHEPIKTKSDVILIGAGIMSATLGILLKELEPDLTITVLERLDAAARESSNAWNNAGTGHSAFCELNYTIETEDGSIDTKKAKNIASQYEISREFWSYLVEDIQVLPAKDFIHSVPHYSFVWGEENVSFLKKRYEALRKEPLFQAIQYSEDPNVLSEWMPLVMSGRDPKQRVAGTKMELGTDVDFGTLTRSIFKYLESLPGVTISYYEHVKDLEREKNGLWNLTATNYLSHETEHHEANFVFIGAGGGSLPLLEKSDIPEAEGFGGFPVSGQWLRCKNREVIEKHFAKVYGKANVGSPPMSVPHLDTRIMNGQKELLFGPYAGFTTKFLKKGSYFDLAKSLELGNIFPMLSAGMHNLPLTKYLIGQALQSHEDRIEALREYLPEVKSEDWELVVAGQRVQIIKADEEEGGVLEFGTEVVAASDGSLAALLGASPGASTSVSIMLEVLADCFPQKIKTETWQKKLKKMIPSFGESFIGNESLVKESRKRSAKALELIG